The DNA window CAGCGCCACCGTGAGGGGGTGGGGCGTGAGGTTCGAGAGATTGGTTTCCGCGAGGCGCTTTAGCCCGCCGACCAGCGGCCCGTCCCGGTCGGTGGTCTCCACCGCAAAGCGGTCGGCCTGAAACTCGTGGCGGCGCGCCCAGGCGTTGAGCGGGATCGAGAGCAGCAGGTCCACCGGCGAGTAGACCAGGCCGAAGAACAGCAGCCCCGTGTAGACGGACGGCTGGTCGACGTAAAAGGCGTGGAAGAGGCCCTCCACCTGCAGGAAGAGGGAGAGCAGCAAAAAGAGGACGCCGGTCTGCACCACGCTGGTGGCGATGCGCTGCGGGATGTGGTTGAGCTTATAGTGCCCCATCTCGTGGGCCACCACCGACCGCAGCTCGTCCACGGACAACTGCTCCACGAGCGTGTCGAAGAGCACGATGCGCCGGTTGGCCCCGAAGCCGGTGAAGAAGGCATTCGCCTTGTTCGAGCGGCGCGACCCGTCCATCACGTAGACCTCGCCGACCGGAAAGTCGACCGAGTCGGCGTAGGACAGGATCGATTCGCGAAGCGCCCCCTCCTCCAGCGGCTCGAAGTCGTTGAAGAGGGGCATCAGGTAGCGGGGGGCGAAGAACTGAAGCCCTAGCATCACCGCCGTCACCACGGCCCAGGCGTACACCCAGCCGTACGGGCCGGTGGACTGAAAGAACCAGAGGATCGCGGCCAGGAGCGGCCCCCCAAGGGCCACCCCGAGCGCGACGCTCTTCAGCAGGTCCAGCGCGAAGGTCCGAGGCGTCGTCTCGTTGAAGCCGAACCGCTCCTCGATCCCGAACGTGGAGTAGAGCGAGAACGGCAGCGCCAGCAGTCCGCGCCCGAGGACGAGGAGGCCGATGTAACACAGCCCCGTCCCGATCGGCCCGAAGCCCCAGCCGCGCACGACCGTATCGAGCCCCTCGAAGCCGCCCGCAAACCAGAAGACGAGCAGCACTGCCAGGCCGAACGTGGACGACACGAGCCCGAAGCGGGTCGTCGTGCGGGTGTATGCCTGGGCGCGCTCGTACTCTGCCTCGTCGAACGTATCGCGAAACTCCGCCGGCAACTCGGGCTGGAGGTGGCGAAGATTGAGGAGGTCCGAGCCGAGGTTGAGGACGTACTCGGCCAGGAGGGCGGCGAGGATGAGGGCGGCGTAGGTGTTCACGTCGACGCTAGGATGGACTCAGCAGAGGGGAGTCGGAATCATCGGATGAATGGACGGGCGACGGCGGGGTTCAGTTTTTTTAGAACCGCCGTGGGAGCGGGTCGTATGCGTGATTGAACGGTCTTTTCACCAAACGCCGGAAAAAATGCAGGTAACCATCGACCTTCCGGACGACGTGGGACTGGACGAGCACGAGGCGAAAGAACGGGTCGTCGCGTTGCTGTACGAGGCGGGGATGCTTTCGGAAAAGCAGGGACGAGATGTTCTTGGACTCTCGCGTCGGGCCTTTCAAGAGATGCTCTCGGAGCACGACGTGGCGTACATGAACAGCGATCCGGAGGACATTCAGTATGAGTTGCGACATCGACGGGAGTGATTTGTCCGCTCGCACTCCCGTTGGAATGTGTGAACCGATTGCCTTGACTCTGTGGAAGGCTGGGACGTCCTTGTGAGCGATACCGGACCGTTAATCAGTCTGGAGTCACCCCCAACGGGATTCCAGTGGATCCGGTCGGTCCTCGACCGGCTCATCATTCCTCCGACTGTGCTGGATGAGGCTGCTCATCCGTATGAGGAACGACAGGCGTTTCTGGAAGAAGCGGGGCTTCGTCGTCTGATTGACGTGCGGCGTCCGGAGACTCGCTCGAAGGCAGATCCAGGATCAGGGTGGCACGTGTTGGATGAAGGAGAACAAGAGGCGATTTCCCTTGCCCGAGAACTGGAGTATCCTCTCCTCATTGAGGAAACGGCCGGGCGTCGCGTGGCCAAGAGCCTCGGGTGCGAGGTTTCGGGGATTGCTGGTCTGATAGATCGAGCCCGTCAGGACGACTTCCTCTCGTTTGCAGAAGCCACGGAAATGTGGCGGATTCTTCTGAAAAAGAATCGGATTTCCGAGTCCCTTTACCAGTCTCCGGTGCAGAACGAATAGTGGTCTACCGCTCAGCGGGCAGAACGGCCCTCCGATCCGTCGACAGCGCCTGCACGTCAAGGGCCGCATCGGCCTCGACGGCGACCCCGTCAACACGTCCGACCACGTCCGCCTCGCGAGCGCGCTCGGAGGCGGCAGATGGCGACCGTGGGCGGGCTGTGCGTGGACGCGTGGAGGTGCGGAGGAATGGAAAAAGAGCCGACGCCGGAAGTCAGCTCGACTGAAAGATCACAGTCTCGGGGCGTGTGAAGGAGATGGTGGCAGGAGAAACGGACAGTAACCGTGGGTCGAGGGGATAACTGCTCTGCTCGGTTTGCAGGGTGACGTGCTGCTCAGGTGTTCTTCGGCCGCACGTTCACGTCGACCTCCAGCCCCGCCCGGTCCAGCATGTTAATCAGCGCGTCGATGCTGAAGGCCTGAATCTTACCGTTCATCAGTGCGCTGATGCGAGCCTGCGTCGTGTCCAACCCGTCGGCTGCCTCCGCCTGCGTGATGCCTTGCTTCCGGAGGAAGCGCTCCAGAGGGGCCATCAGGCGGGCCCGCACGCGAAGCGATTCGGCTTCGCCACCGTCGAAGCCAAGATCCCTGAAGACGTTTCCGGACGATTCGGTGATGTCGGTGTTCATGGTCTCGGTCGGGGAAGGGAGAAACGTCAGCAATCCTGGCACGAGAGGGCCCGTAATCATTCCGCCCGCACGACCACCGCCCCAGGCCGCGAAAACGACACCGTCTCCACCGTAAACGCCGGGGGGCGCGGGGCCGGGGTGTAGCCGGCCTGCTCGGTGTGAAGCAGTACGGAAGTCCCGGAGGCCAGGTCCAGATCGGCGGTGCCCTCCAGATTTACGGCAACGTGGATCGGCGGGCGCTCCAGCCGAAGCGTCGTATCGCTCGGCGCCTCCACGGTCAGCTCGTCGCCGAGCCGGGGCCGCAGGGCCAGCAGGTCGTGGTAGAGCGCGAGCACGCCGTCGTGGGGCGGGCGGGTGGGCTCCTCCCAGTCCAGCACGCTGCGCTCGAACGGGACCGGGGCCTGCGGGTCGGGCACCGCGCCCTCAAACCCCGAGAAGTCCGCGAACTCGTCCCTGCGCCCTTCGGTGACCGACGGGCCGAGCTCCTCGTCGTGGTCGGTGAAAAACTGGAACGGGGTGGAGGCGGCCCACTCCTGGCCCATGAACAGCAGCGGCACCTCCGGCACCACGCAGAGGAGCACCGAGAGGGCCCGGTACGTGGCGGGCGACACGTCGCCCGTGAGGCGGTTGCCGGTGGGGCGGTTGCCCACCTGGTCGTGGTTCTGGATGAAGACGACGCACTCCGTGCGGGCCACCGGGCCCGGATCGGTGCCCCGCGGCTCGCCCAGGTGTTCGGAGTGCTCGCCGCGGAAGAACCAGCCGTCGCGGATCGAGGTGGCAATGTCGGCGGCCGTAGTGTCCTGGTAGTCGCGGTAGTAGCCTTCGGTGTCCCCCGCCGTGAGGACGCGCAGCTGGTGGTGCAGGTCGTCGCTCCACACCGCGTCGAGCCCGTAGCCGCCGTCGTCGCGGGGCTGCACGAGGCGGTTCAAGTTGCGGCGGTCCTCGGCGATGAGGTGCCGTTCGGGGCCGTCGACGTGTTCGCCCACCGCGGCCGACAGCTCCGCCAGAAAGTGCGGATCGCTCTCGTCGCGGAGGGCGTGGGTGGCGTCGAGGCGGAGGCCGTCGACGTGGTACTCGCGCAGCCAGTGCAGCGCATTGTCGAGGAAGAAGCGCCGCACGCCCGCCGCCCCGTCGCCGTCGAGGTTGATCGCCGGGCCCCAGGGCGTCTCGGACGTGTCGGTGAGAAAGGGGCCAAAGGCGTTGGCGTAGGCGCCGTCGGGGCCCAGGTGGTTGTAGATGACGTCCAGGATCACGGCGAGGCCGGTCTGGTGGGCCGCGTCCACGAGGCGGCGCAGGGCCTCGGGCCGGCCGTACGTGTGTGCCGGGGCGAACCAGGCCGCCGGGTCGTAGCCCCAATTGCGGGCGCCCGGGAAGTCGTGCACCGGCATCAGTTCGATCGCCGTGACGCCCAGATCCCGCAGGTACGCGAGCTGCTCGCGGACGCCGTCGAAGGTGCCCGCCTCGGTGAAGGCACCGACGTGCAGCTCATAGACCACGAGGTCCTCGCGGGGAATTCCGTTCCAGTCCGCGTCGCCCCACTCGTATGCGTCGGGGGCGATCACCTCGGAGGGGCCGTGCACGCCCTCGGGTTGGAAGCGGGCGGCGGGGTCGGGAAAGGGCCCCTCGTCGCCCAGCCGGAACCGGTAGCGCGTGCCGGGGCCGGCGGCGTCCGTGGTGCACGCGAACAGGCCGTCCTCGGTCTCCGACAGGGGGAGGGACGGCCCGCCGCCGAGCGCCAGGGTGACGGCGTCGGCCGCCGGGGCCCAGACGCAGAACGTGACGGCATCGTCGTGGGGATGGGCGCCGTGGAGGGGAAAAGAGGGAGACATGCGAGACGGGGACAAAACGGGGGGCGGTACGGAGAGCGACGGCCGCTGGAGAGGCCACGCCGGAGACGGACGGTGCCTGCGCCACGCGTCCGGAAGGCCATCGGGCAATCGCGGGGAGCCGTCCCCGAATCGGCCCCACCCGGTGACGCGACGCCCGGCGCAGTGCGACCGCGGGTGGCAGGGCGAGAAACTAGTCGCCGTATCCGGACGCCCGTCCGTACAGGTGCGTGAGCTGCGCGAGCCGCGTCTCGTCCTCCTCGGCGATCTGGTCGGGGGTGAAGCGCCATGCCCAGTTGTCCCCCATCGTCCCCGGGGTGTTGATGCGGCCCTCGCTACCCAGCCCAATCACGTCCTGAAGGGGGGTCACCACGCGGTCGGCGACCGACGCCATCATTGCCCGGAGCGCCTGCCGGTGGACGCTCTCGTCGGGGTTCGTGTCGGGCAGGTTGAGGTACGAGTGCGCAAAATTGCGCTCCTTGTCGGAGAGGTCGTCCCGCCACCAGCCGACGATCGTGTTGTTGTCGTGCGTGCCGGTGTAGGCGACCATGTTGCGGCGGTGGTGGTGCGGGAGAAAGTCGTTGTCCGGGCCGCCGCCGAAGGCGAACTGCAGGACGGCCATGCCCGGAAAGTCGAACGTGTCCCGCAGCGCCCCTACCGAATCGGTGACGATGCCGAGGTCCTCGGCGACGACGGGCAGCTCCCCGAACTCGTCCTCCATGGCACGGAAGAACGCGGCCCCCGGCCCGCTCTCCCACGAGCCGTCGATGGCGGTGTCGTGCCCGGCAGGGATCGACCAGTACTCGTCGAAGCCCCGGAAGTGGTCGAGCCGAACGAGGTCGAACAGCTCGAATGCGCGCCGCAGCCGCTCCGTCCACCACGCGAAGTCGTGCTCTTCCATCCGGTCCCACCGGTAGAGGGGATTGCCCCACCGCTGGCCCTCCGGGCTGAAGTAGTCGGGCGGCACCCCGGCCACCGACGTCGGGGTGCCGTCGTCGTCGAGCCGGAAGCGCTCCTGATGGGCCCACACGTCGGCGCTGTCGGGGGCAACGTAGATCGGCAGGTCCCCAAACAGCCGGATGTCGCGGGCGTGGCAGTAGGCCTGCAGGGCCGTCCACTGGCGGTGGAAGAGGTACTGCCAGTAGACGTGTCGCTCGATGGCGGTCTCGTGTTCGTCGCGGGCGCGCTTGAGGGCCTCCGGGTCGCGCCGCACGAGGGCCGACGACCACTCGGTCCAGGCGGACCCGCCGTGGGCGTCCTTCAGGGCGGCGTAGAGGGCGTAGTCGTCAAGCCAGGCGGATTGGGACGCCCGAAACTGCTGCACGCGCGTTGCCTCCGGGGTCGATACGTCGGCCCGAAACCGGCGGAAGGCCGTGCGGAGGACCTTCCGCTTGCGGGGGACGAGGCGCGCGTAGTCGACGTGGTCGGCGGGCAGCTCCGTGAGGGGGGCGAGGTCGTCCTCCGTGAGGAGCCCGTCCTCCACGAGCGGCTCGGGGCTGATCAGAAGCGGATTGCCGGCAAACGTGGAGGAGCTGGAGTAGGGCGAGGCGCCGGGCCCGATGGGACCGACCGGCAGCACCTGCCACAGCCGCTGGTTGGTGCGGGTGAGGAGGTCGGCAAACTGAAACGCGGCCGGGCCCAGGTCGCCGATGCCGTACCGGCTGGGCAGGGCGCTGACGGGGAGGAGAAGGCCGCTCGTGCGTCGAGAATCCACGGGAGAAAACGGTTGATGAGGGGATTGTCGGGATGGGGGCGGCGCGACGCTGCGGCCACCGAACCGGGCGCGACGAGTGCGAGACGGGGCCGTGGCGGGCCGGGGGGCCCGCGGCCCGGGTCACTCGGGGGCCTCGTCGACCGGAAGGTGGGGCCGCTCATCGGGGGCGAGCCGCGTGTCGGGGGCGCCGGTGGCGGCCTCCACCCGGCCCCGGTACAGCCGCCGGAAGCGCCGGTAGAGCGTGTCGAACTGGGCGTCGGCCTCCGCGGCGGGCACGTCGATCACCTCGGGGTACTCAAACGTCGCGGCCCCGGCGGTGTCCACGAAGAGCGTCTTGAGGCCGAGCCGGCGCTGAAAGATCGACGCGGTGGCGTGGAAGACGTGAAACTTCTCGACCGGCAGGATCCACAGGTAGTGCGACAGCACGCCCCGGCGGATGTAGAAGCCGTCCTCGCCGCTGGCGTACATGTGATTGCGGTACTGAAGGACAGCCCATCCCAGGATGAACGGCACGAGCCCGAACCCCCACCAGGGCAGGACGACGCCGCCCAGGTGCAGCCAGCCCGCCGGCCAAAAGTAGACGGCGGGCAGGAGCAGCGCGGCGAGCACCGCCGTGTACCGGATGAACCGGCGGCGAATGGTCAGGCGCGAGACGCGTGTGAACGACTCGGGCAGCTGGACGGAGCGGACCTGGCGGGCCAGTTCGAGAATGCGTTCCGCGCCGGCGAAGGGCGCGATGACCCGGTGGCCCTGCTCCTCCACGTCCAGCCCGATCGTCTGGACCTTCAGCTCGTACCACCCGAAGGCCCGCATAAACGGGTTGGTGCGGAGGATCAGCGCCTGCACCTTGTCGAGCGGAATCGTGCCCTCCGTCACCGTAAACAGGCCGTGGCGCTTGCGCAGCTTGTCGCCGTCGAGCCACAGCCGAAAGTTGTAGTAGCGCGCCACGTGGACCCCGATGCCACTGAGCCATCCCAAAACAATGGCGGCCCCCACCGTCGCGAGGATGGCCAGGGCGGGGTGGCTGAAGACGATCTCCGACACCCACTCCATCCGGCCGCGGGCCCGGAGCACCCGTTCGACCAGTGCCTCTGGGTTGAAGAGCTCAAGCACCGTGAAAATCACGGCGAGGTAGAGCAGAGAGAACCGGAACGCCCCCGACAACAGCACCCGCCGCAGCGGCATGTCGAGCAGCGTGTCCCTGTCGGCGGCGTCTTCGGCGTCCGCGTTCGCCGCCGCCGCGTCGCTCCCCTCCGCGTCCCGCTGGAACGACCGGACCACCTGACGGATCTTGCGGGCCTCGTCCTGATGCACATACTCCAGGCTGCCCTCGGTGCTCGTGCTGCCGGCCGTCTCGAGCTTTACCTTCGCGATGCCAAACAGCCGGGCGACGAGGTTGCGTTCGATCTGGATGTTCTGGACGCGTTCGATGGGGATGCTCCGGTTTTTCCGGTTGAACACGCCGCTCTGGATGACAATCTGTTTCGGCGTGATGCGGTAGCTGAACCGCCAGTACTGGAGCAGGATGGCCGGCAGGGCAAACACGCCGTACAGCGCGCCGAGCACCAGGGAGGTGACGTTCTCCGTCGAGCCGGGGTTGCGAAGAATCGGGAGCAGGATGATCACCAGGGCGGGCAGGCTGGTGCCCACCCGCAGGAGGAGCGTGAGCGGATGCAGGCGCTGCGGCTCACGGACGGCCCCGAGCGTCGTTGCGGCCGCGTCCTCCGCCGCATCGGTCGGGTCGGCCTCTGCATCGTCGGCGGGGCGGTCCGGCACTGGGGGCG is part of the Salinibacter ruber DSM 13855 genome and encodes:
- a CDS encoding UPF0175 family protein; its protein translation is MQVTIDLPDDVGLDEHEAKERVVALLYEAGMLSEKQGRDVLGLSRRAFQEMLSEHDVAYMNSDPEDIQYELRHRRE
- a CDS encoding helix-turn-helix domain-containing protein; its protein translation is MNTDITESSGNVFRDLGFDGGEAESLRVRARLMAPLERFLRKQGITQAEAADGLDTTQARISALMNGKIQAFSIDALINMLDRAGLEVDVNVRPKNT
- a CDS encoding M48 family metallopeptidase, whose protein sequence is MNTYAALILAALLAEYVLNLGSDLLNLRHLQPELPAEFRDTFDEAEYERAQAYTRTTTRFGLVSSTFGLAVLLVFWFAGGFEGLDTVVRGWGFGPIGTGLCYIGLLVLGRGLLALPFSLYSTFGIEERFGFNETTPRTFALDLLKSVALGVALGGPLLAAILWFFQSTGPYGWVYAWAVVTAVMLGLQFFAPRYLMPLFNDFEPLEEGALRESILSYADSVDFPVGEVYVMDGSRRSNKANAFFTGFGANRRIVLFDTLVEQLSVDELRSVVAHEMGHYKLNHIPQRIATSVVQTGVLFLLLSLFLQVEGLFHAFYVDQPSVYTGLLFFGLVYSPVDLLLSIPLNAWARRHEFQADRFAVETTDRDGPLVGGLKRLAETNLSNLTPHPLTVALEYSHPPLSQRIEQIRAAARSGSTAA
- the treZ gene encoding malto-oligosyltrehalose trehalohydrolase, coding for MSPSFPLHGAHPHDDAVTFCVWAPAADAVTLALGGGPSLPLSETEDGLFACTTDAAGPGTRYRFRLGDEGPFPDPAARFQPEGVHGPSEVIAPDAYEWGDADWNGIPREDLVVYELHVGAFTEAGTFDGVREQLAYLRDLGVTAIELMPVHDFPGARNWGYDPAAWFAPAHTYGRPEALRRLVDAAHQTGLAVILDVIYNHLGPDGAYANAFGPFLTDTSETPWGPAINLDGDGAAGVRRFFLDNALHWLREYHVDGLRLDATHALRDESDPHFLAELSAAVGEHVDGPERHLIAEDRRNLNRLVQPRDDGGYGLDAVWSDDLHHQLRVLTAGDTEGYYRDYQDTTAADIATSIRDGWFFRGEHSEHLGEPRGTDPGPVARTECVVFIQNHDQVGNRPTGNRLTGDVSPATYRALSVLLCVVPEVPLLFMGQEWAASTPFQFFTDHDEELGPSVTEGRRDEFADFSGFEGAVPDPQAPVPFERSVLDWEEPTRPPHDGVLALYHDLLALRPRLGDELTVEAPSDTTLRLERPPIHVAVNLEGTADLDLASGTSVLLHTEQAGYTPAPRPPAFTVETVSFSRPGAVVVRAE
- the malQ gene encoding 4-alpha-glucanotransferase, whose product is MDSRRTSGLLLPVSALPSRYGIGDLGPAAFQFADLLTRTNQRLWQVLPVGPIGPGASPYSSSSTFAGNPLLISPEPLVEDGLLTEDDLAPLTELPADHVDYARLVPRKRKVLRTAFRRFRADVSTPEATRVQQFRASQSAWLDDYALYAALKDAHGGSAWTEWSSALVRRDPEALKRARDEHETAIERHVYWQYLFHRQWTALQAYCHARDIRLFGDLPIYVAPDSADVWAHQERFRLDDDGTPTSVAGVPPDYFSPEGQRWGNPLYRWDRMEEHDFAWWTERLRRAFELFDLVRLDHFRGFDEYWSIPAGHDTAIDGSWESGPGAAFFRAMEDEFGELPVVAEDLGIVTDSVGALRDTFDFPGMAVLQFAFGGGPDNDFLPHHHRRNMVAYTGTHDNNTIVGWWRDDLSDKERNFAHSYLNLPDTNPDESVHRQALRAMMASVADRVVTPLQDVIGLGSEGRINTPGTMGDNWAWRFTPDQIAEEDETRLAQLTHLYGRASGYGD
- a CDS encoding PH domain-containing protein, which produces MPPSSPAEPNSDGRQDPPPVPDRPADDAEADPTDAAEDAAATTLGAVREPQRLHPLTLLLRVGTSLPALVIILLPILRNPGSTENVTSLVLGALYGVFALPAILLQYWRFSYRITPKQIVIQSGVFNRKNRSIPIERVQNIQIERNLVARLFGIAKVKLETAGSTSTEGSLEYVHQDEARKIRQVVRSFQRDAEGSDAAAANADAEDAADRDTLLDMPLRRVLLSGAFRFSLLYLAVIFTVLELFNPEALVERVLRARGRMEWVSEIVFSHPALAILATVGAAIVLGWLSGIGVHVARYYNFRLWLDGDKLRKRHGLFTVTEGTIPLDKVQALILRTNPFMRAFGWYELKVQTIGLDVEEQGHRVIAPFAGAERILELARQVRSVQLPESFTRVSRLTIRRRFIRYTAVLAALLLPAVYFWPAGWLHLGGVVLPWWGFGLVPFILGWAVLQYRNHMYASGEDGFYIRRGVLSHYLWILPVEKFHVFHATASIFQRRLGLKTLFVDTAGAATFEYPEVIDVPAAEADAQFDTLYRRFRRLYRGRVEAATGAPDTRLAPDERPHLPVDEAPE